In the Ursus arctos isolate Adak ecotype North America unplaced genomic scaffold, UrsArc2.0 scaffold_5, whole genome shotgun sequence genome, one interval contains:
- the FTMT gene encoding ferritin, mitochondrial, producing the protein MLPCFLFLSKNISPSLVSQRTVRQGFALPSLWVSRRPSRRPGPTAPLRQLAAAVSSRDPGGPASAHSRVRQNFHPDSEAAINRQINLELYASYVYLSMAYYFSRDDVALNNFARYFLRQSREETQHAEKLMRLQNQRGGRICLQDIKKPDQDDWESGLNAMECALLLEKNVNQSLLELHTLASDKGDPHLCDFLETHYLNEQVKSIKELGDHVQNLVKIGAPDSGLAEYLFDKHSLGDENNQN; encoded by the coding sequence ATGCTGCCCTGTTTCTTGTTCCTCTCCAAGAATATCAGCCCCTCGCTGGTGTCCCAGCGCACCGTGCGCCAGGGCTTTGCGCTCCCGTCGCTCTGGGTCTCCAGGCGCCCCTCGCGCCGCCCGGGGCCCACTGCCCCCCTGCGCCAGCTGGCCGCAGCCGTCTCCTCCCGGGACCCAGGCGGGCCCGCCTCCGCCCACTCCCGGGTGCGCCAGAACTTCCACCCCGACTCCGAGGCTGCCATCAACCGCCAGATCAACCTGGAGCTCTATGCGTCCTACGTGTACCTATCCATGGCCTATTACTTCTCCCGAGATGACGTGGCCCTGAACAACTTCGCCAGATATTTCCTTCGCCAGTCCCGGGAGGAGACCCAGCACGCGGAAAAGCTGATGAGGCTGCAGAACCAGCGGGGAGGCCGGATCTGCCTGCAGGACATCAAGAAACCTGACCAGGACGACTGGGAAAGCGGGCTGAATGCCATGGAGTGTGCGCTGCTCCTGGAAAAGAACGTGAACCAGTCGTTGCTCGAGTTGCACACTCTGGCCTCAGACAAAGGTGACCCCCATTTGTGCGACTTCCTGGAAACTCATTATCTGAATGAGCAGGTGAAGTCTATCAAAGAGCTAGGTGACCACGTGCAAAACTTGGTTAAGATAGGGGCCCCGGATTCTGGCCTGGCAGAGTACCTCTTTGACAAGCACAGCCTTGGCGATGAAAACAATCAGAACTAA